In the Lysinibacillus sp. PLM2 genome, one interval contains:
- a CDS encoding UPF0478 protein has translation MEVILYIAALIAAIAFLVLCISIGMTLFSLKNILNSIAGTAAGIEKQMEGITRETTSLLEKTNLLADDFAQKSEKLNTVVDAVQNIGTSVNGLNNSINHISTSIANEVNKNEEKIAQVVQWGNVAIELAEKWKHRKTSK, from the coding sequence ATGGAAGTCATTTTATACATCGCAGCTTTAATTGCCGCAATTGCTTTTCTAGTATTATGTATTAGTATTGGGATGACACTTTTCTCACTCAAAAATATTCTAAATAGCATTGCAGGTACTGCAGCAGGAATTGAAAAGCAAATGGAAGGTATCACACGGGAAACAACATCATTACTTGAAAAAACAAATTTATTAGCAGATGATTTTGCACAAAAATCTGAAAAGCTAAATACTGTTGTAGATGCAGTGCAAAATATAGGTACATCGGTGAATGGTCTTAATAATTCAATTAATCATATTTCCACTTCAATTGCGAATGAAGTGAACAAAAATGAGGAAAAAATAGCTCAAGTTGTTCAATGGGGTAACGTTGCAATTGAATTGGCCGAAAAATGGAAACACCGTAAAACATCAAAGTAA
- the murC gene encoding UDP-N-acetylmuramate--L-alanine ligase, with protein MTFYHFTGIKGSGMSSLAQILFDSGEQVQGSDVETYYFTEKPLRDRNITILKFDPDNIKPGMTVIAGNAFSDDHPEIVRAKEIGVEVIRYHKFLGDYIKKYTSIAITGAHGKTSTTGLMSHVIGGYMPTSFLIGDGTGSGKKDASFFVMEACEYRRHFLAYHPDYAVMTNIDFDHPDYFSNIQDVQKAFQELALQVKKAIIACGDDDHLQQIQANVPVVYYGFGLENDFAARNVVKTTEGTTFEVHVRNEYYNTFTIPLYGDHNVLNSLSVIALSHYEGIPAQLVQERLSTYEGVKRRFTETKIGHNVLVDDYAHHPTEIRATIQSARQKYPDRKLVAIFQPHTFSRTEAFLNEFAESLSQADAVYLCDIFSSAREKSGNLSIGDLANLIDGSNILKIENVQMVEQNIPAVYLFMGAGDVHKFQDAFESVLKNK; from the coding sequence ATGACATTTTATCATTTTACAGGAATTAAAGGTTCTGGTATGAGTTCATTAGCACAAATTTTATTCGACTCAGGTGAACAAGTACAAGGTTCTGATGTAGAGACTTATTATTTTACAGAAAAACCATTGAGAGATCGTAATATTACCATCTTAAAATTCGATCCAGACAACATAAAACCAGGTATGACGGTTATAGCTGGTAATGCATTTAGTGATGACCATCCTGAGATTGTCCGAGCAAAGGAAATCGGTGTTGAGGTAATAAGGTATCACAAGTTTTTAGGAGATTATATTAAAAAATATACATCTATCGCTATAACAGGTGCACATGGAAAAACTTCTACAACTGGTTTAATGAGTCATGTGATTGGTGGCTATATGCCAACATCATTTTTAATTGGAGATGGAACTGGTTCAGGAAAAAAAGATGCATCATTTTTTGTTATGGAAGCCTGTGAATATCGTAGACATTTCCTAGCTTATCATCCTGATTATGCAGTTATGACAAATATTGATTTTGATCATCCAGATTATTTTTCTAACATACAAGATGTACAAAAGGCTTTTCAGGAACTTGCATTACAAGTAAAAAAGGCAATCATTGCATGTGGTGATGACGATCATTTACAGCAAATTCAAGCAAATGTTCCGGTTGTCTACTATGGATTTGGGCTAGAAAATGATTTTGCTGCCCGAAATGTGGTTAAAACAACAGAAGGAACTACTTTTGAGGTTCATGTTCGAAACGAATATTACAATACGTTCACGATTCCATTGTATGGAGATCATAATGTGTTAAATTCATTATCTGTTATTGCACTTTCTCATTACGAAGGAATACCTGCTCAATTAGTACAAGAAAGACTTAGCACGTATGAAGGTGTGAAAAGACGTTTTACCGAAACGAAAATTGGTCATAATGTACTTGTAGATGATTATGCCCACCATCCTACAGAGATAAGAGCGACAATCCAATCTGCACGTCAAAAATACCCTGATCGAAAGCTTGTAGCTATTTTCCAGCCTCATACATTTAGCCGTACAGAAGCATTCTTAAATGAGTTTGCTGAAAGCTTATCTCAGGCGGATGCTGTGTACTTATGTGATATTTTTAGTTCAGCAAGGGAAAAGAGTGGGAATCTTTCGATTGGAGATTTAGCAAACTTGATAGACGGAAGTAACATACTTAAAATTGAAAATGTTCAAATGGTGGAACAAAACATTCCTGCGGTATATTTATTTATGGGAGCTGGAGACGTTCATAAGTTCCAAGATGCATTTGAATCTGTTCTAAAAAATAAGTAG